A single genomic interval of Odontesthes bonariensis isolate fOdoBon6 chromosome 3, fOdoBon6.hap1, whole genome shotgun sequence harbors:
- the LOC142376726 gene encoding bactericidal permeability-increasing protein-like, whose amino-acid sequence MFLCFWVALVALIPATFAINPGVKVSLTEKGLEYGRQLGITSMQQKLKSIKIPDMSGKAEVSPIGKVKYSLSNMQIVNVGLPQSSVNLVPGTGVRLSIGNAFISLRGNWRVKYLRIIKDSGSFDLNVNGLTITTSIAIKSDETGRPAVSSVNCGATISRASIKFHGGASWLYNLFKSFVDKALRNALQKQICPLVAEAVSDLNPRLKTLNVLAKVDQYAEIEYSMVSSPEVSNSSIDFSLKGEFYNIGKHEEPPFAPAAFSLPPQANNMLSIGISAFTANSAAFVYNKAGALSLYITDDMIPQGSPFRLNTRTFGLFIPQIAKQYPGLMMKLLVKTVKNPIITFDPKNMTVQATATVTAYAIQPNSTLSPLFVLNLESSVSTHVFVTGVRIAGSVTLNKMDLTLATSYVGQFQVGSLDRIFQMVLKLVVLPKLNAQLAKGYPLPTIGKMKLVNTQLQVLKDYMLIGTDVQFTG is encoded by the exons ATGTTCCTGTGCTTTTGGGTGGCTCTGGTGGCTCTCATACCTGCAACGTTTGCCATAAATCCGGGAGTAAAGGTCAGCCTAACAGAGAAAGGCCTTGAATATG GCAGACAACTGGGCATCACGTCCATGCAGCAGAAACTCAAATCCATCAAAATCCCAGACATGTCAGGGAAAGCGGAGGTTTCTCCCATTGGCAAGGTCAAGTACAGTTTGTCAAA CATGCAGATCGTGAATGTGGGGTTGCCGCAGTCCTCAGTGAATCTTGTGCCTGGGACTGGAGTCAGACTGAGTATTGGTAACGCTTTCATCAGTCTGCGCGGAAACTGGAGGGTCAAGTACCTCAGAATAAT AAAGGACAGCGGCTCTTTTGATTTGAATGTAAATGGACTTACAATCACTACAAGTATCGCCATCAAGAGTGATGAGACAGGCCGGCCAGCGGTCAGCAGTGTTAACTGTGGAGCCACTATTAGCAGAGCAAGCATCAAATTTCACGGTGGAGCTAG CTGGCTGTATAATCTCTTCAAAAGCTTCGTAGATAAGGCTTTGCGTAACGCTCTACAGAAGCAG ATCTGCCCTCTGGTGGCTGAAGCAGTATCCGATTTAAACCCTCGTCTGAAAACTCTCAATG TTTTGGCCAAGGTGGACCAGTACGCAGAGATAGAATATTCAATGGTGTCGTCGCCAGAAGTTTCAAATTCGTCTATAGATTTTAGCTTAAAG gGGGAATTCTACAACATTGGGAAGCATGAGGAGCCTCCGTTCGCCCCAGCAGCCTTTTCCCTGCCACCCCAGGCCAACAACATGTTGTCCATTGGCATATCTGCCTTTACAGCCAACTCTGCAGCCTTCGTCTACAACAAAGCCGGAGCTCTAAGCCTGTACATCACAGATGACATG ATCCCACAAGGTTCTCCTTTCCGACTTAACACCAGAACATTTGGACTCTTCATCCCACAG attgccAAGCAATATCCAGGTCTGATGATGAAACTCCTGGTTAAAACAGTGAAAAATCCCATCATCACCTTTGATCCCAAGAACATGACAGTTCAAGCCACTGCCACAGTGACAGCCTACGCCATCCAACCAAACAGCACACTTTCCCCTCTTTTTGTCCTGAACTTG GAGAGCAGTGTCAGCACCCATGTATTTGTTACCGGAGTAAGGATTGCTGGCTCCGTCACCCTCAACAA AATGGATCTGACCTTGGCCACAAGTTATGTAGGACAGTTCCAG GTCGGCTCCCTTGACAGGATATTCCAAATGGTCCTGAAACTGGTCGTGTTACCCAAACTAAATG CTCAACTTGCTAAGGGATACCCACTTCCTACCATTGGAAAGATGAAGCTTGTGAACACCCAGCTTCAAGTCCTAAAG GACTACATGCTGATCGGGACAGATGTTCAGTttacgggatga